CGGTGCGGCCGCGGTACAGCCGGCCGTCGGGGGAGCGGGTGCCCTCGGGGTAGATGCCGAAGACCTTCCCCTCGTCGAGGATGCGGCGGCCGGTCATCAGGGCCGCGACCCCGCCGTTGGCGCCGTCGCGGTCGACGGGGATCATCCCGGAGCCGGTGAAGAACCACGCCATCAGCCGGCCCTTGAGGCCCTTGCCCGTCACGTACTCGTCCTTGCCGATGAAGTGGACCGTGCGGTCGCACACCAGGGGCAGGAGCATCGAGTCGATGAAGGTCAGGTGGTTGCCCGCGAGGATCACCGGCCCGGAGCCGGGAATGTTCTCGACGCCCTCCACACGGGTGCGGATCAGCGTACGGATGACCGGTCCGACAGTGGCTTTGATGAGCGCGGTACGGAACAACGTGGGCCCTCCGGCATCGAAAAGCGGTTCGCGCACACCGCCCCGCGGGCGGGGGTGCAGGTGAGGACGATACTCGCGGCCCGGGCCTGATCGCACATCGGGCTCACGTGTCGGATACGCAGTGTTGACGCGCGTTCCGGCCGTGTTCCGCCGCAGCACCCCCTCCCGACACCGCCCCTTGCCTACCATCGGCACGCCGACCGCGGGCCGTCGGGCGTTTCCGGGACAGCAGGGAGACCGGGACCGCGGGCCCCGTTCACGACGAGGAGTGGCAGTCATGGCACAGGGTGGGGCAGCGCGGCGCGCGGTACTGGGGGCGGCGGTCCTGGCGGCCGGTACGGGCATC
Above is a window of Streptomyces subrutilus DNA encoding:
- a CDS encoding lysophospholipid acyltransferase family protein — encoded protein: MREPLFDAGGPTLFRTALIKATVGPVIRTLIRTRVEGVENIPGSGPVILAGNHLTFIDSMLLPLVCDRTVHFIGKDEYVTGKGLKGRLMAWFFTGSGMIPVDRDGANGGVAALMTGRRILDEGKVFGIYPEGTRSPDGRLYRGRTGIARLTLMTGAPVVPFAMIGTDKLQPGGAGMPRPGKVTIRFGEPMEFSRYEGMDRDRYVLRAVTDSVMAEVMRLSGQEYVDMYATKAKAA